One window of the Bacteroidales bacterium genome contains the following:
- a CDS encoding helix-turn-helix domain-containing protein, with translation MSSNFHFLTNSLLVVVCLVMGSSFLSIPIPKKEGLKSYRISLKVLSGAYFAMSLLTIAVLAFNLADNSREHFTFISILISSSQALLFTFTLISLINPNFVKLKNVFNHLVPYILFLSLYLISNSIYDDPKIILLRSVTENVNNPTIWVRMLFLAYLIFQLIYYTFLFIREAKKYDNELLNYFSEVVQLKMKWVRIAFFSALTVGIISMVVNFFPKQYDWLATLLFAIFYFGFAQEYIKYNKIFSIIEPAILVETIEPTPIQPQVRTKADWKFYKQQIVSHRYYCEIGINIEEMASKLNIGRTTLSTYINREEGVNFNTWINMLRIEDAKHILIDNPDYSIAIISEMVGYTEQANFSRQFKLITGESPLVWRKKSAAS, from the coding sequence ATGAGTTCGAATTTTCATTTTTTAACTAATTCGCTTTTAGTTGTTGTATGTTTGGTAATGGGGTCGTCTTTTCTATCGATACCTATACCAAAAAAAGAGGGTTTAAAAAGCTATCGGATATCACTTAAAGTATTGTCTGGAGCATATTTCGCAATGAGTTTATTAACAATTGCTGTTCTAGCCTTTAATCTTGCCGACAATTCTAGAGAACATTTTACATTTATTAGCATTCTTATATCTTCTTCACAGGCGCTATTATTCACTTTTACTCTGATTTCACTGATCAACCCAAATTTCGTTAAACTCAAAAATGTATTTAACCATTTAGTACCATACATTTTATTTCTTAGTCTTTACCTTATTTCGAATTCAATATACGATGATCCCAAAATTATCCTATTAAGATCTGTAACTGAAAATGTGAATAACCCAACAATATGGGTTAGAATGCTGTTCTTAGCATACCTAATTTTTCAGCTAATTTACTATACCTTTCTATTTATCAGGGAGGCAAAAAAGTACGATAATGAATTACTTAATTACTTCTCGGAGGTAGTTCAGCTAAAAATGAAATGGGTTAGAATCGCATTTTTTTCAGCACTTACTGTAGGCATTATTTCTATGGTTGTAAATTTTTTCCCTAAGCAGTATGATTGGTTAGCAACATTGCTATTTGCCATTTTTTATTTTGGATTTGCACAGGAGTACATCAAGTACAATAAGATTTTCAGCATTATTGAACCTGCAATACTAGTTGAAACAATCGAACCTACTCCAATACAGCCTCAGGTTCGTACAAAAGCTGATTGGAAATTCTACAAGCAGCAGATAGTTAGCCATCGCTACTATTGTGAAATAGGCATCAATATCGAAGAGATGGCTAGTAAGTTAAATATTGGAAGAACAACCCTTTCTACATATATTAACCGCGAAGAGGGTGTAAATTTTAATACATGGATTAATATGCTACGCATTGAGGATGCAAAACATATTCTTATTGATAATCCTGATTATTCCATTGCTATAATCTCCGAAATGGTAGGCTACACAGAGCAAGCCAATTTTAGCCGGCAGTTTAAGTTGATTACAGGAGAATCACCTTTAGTTTGGCGCAAGAAGTCAGCGGCTTCGTAA
- a CDS encoding PKD domain-containing protein, giving the protein MIQSQINSSFTLITWVSKVFKATMLGVLFLLFPMISNAQNNCLSFDGTDDYVNLGPLSPTGNFSTGFTFMGWVKWNAFNFYAPVFVFGDGVNNSDNANQISISGYATLNGISVRCSNTSLIVQGCTALNQWVHIAVTVTETGSMTIYVNGSSVSWYNVSPISNVVRTSCTLGTATYYNKFNGCLDEISVWSRALTVTEIQNKMNSSLAGNESGLYAYYHFNQAAPGGTNTGCTTLLDAGVNAKNGTLTNFALTGTSSNWLSSDIPVTIDNNALAFDGTNDYVNLGTVSPTGNFSAGYTYMGWVKWGAFNSWSRLFDFGTGAGYNNIMLANNSTSNSLTLSNYLNTTPYQLTTGNILSPNQWVHVAATVSNTGAAKIYVNGVVAASGNVSAPVNIARNLCYLGKSNWVADAYLNASMDEVSFWTRALTADEINTNMNSSLTGGETGLYAYYRFNQASANGTNTGLSTLFDATANGKNGILTNMSLSGISSNWISSGAPASTQNNALSFDGTNDFVAIPALASNLTQFTIETWFNANNFISTPFSGIFNTNSWVNGDVHFQLTNATIQLAVCGSTVATVNYSFSPNTWYHLAATYNSSTKKVNVYVNGTLVQNVTLATALNANFTAAEIGAFGASRYFAGKLDEYRIWNTERTATDISTNMYKSFNGTESGLIAYFNFNEGNAAGTNAGITSLNNGIGTNHGTLTNFALSGTTSNWVTGIKDKPSSHVTNFSGSVVSSKMTLKWTDVINGNSPDGYYIFASKTNSFTDPVNGVEPSIDNDLTDGVGVVKVLQGVQVYNGWINDELNTPYYFRIYPYTNSGVNTLYNTIATVPQVQVTSAGQFSIQDGIAFPSLNYSAFAWGDYDNDGNLDLIMTGDSSSVPITRIFKGNGLGGFAPQYQIKMQGVEYGSVAWGDYNNDGYLDVLLTGSTTSAWPHTMFSRIYKNNKNGTFTEQSQIDIFPINNGSAIWGDFDNDGDLDILLAGSGVAKIYRNNGDNSFTDLISLIGVTYGAATWGDYDNDGYLDVVYSGIGSEGNRTTKLYRNNGDNTFSLQTNTGLPNFLGPVALGDYNNDGLLDLFLGNYDGSKIYKNMGNNSFTEQASLAAAQENGSASWIDYDNDGFLDIFVAGYSSGYGSVSVKLYRNTDGNTFSEVTPQSWPTLIGQTFWADFDNDNRIDFLLGGYGNSFTGLYHNNIKTFNTAPPTPSNLSVSKQVRTGTFKWEYPKLAESAKFNLRVGTSSGSSNIVTAQSLANGTRLLYNNSTLIRDTSFTLNPLKVGNYFWSVQAVDANGKASSFAPEQTFSVDTIQSSNLVASNVNSTTIKLKWKRGNGDGCIVFCKANKSTPSYPVNGVIYKHSSRFGEGSRIAGTDWFCVYNGQADSVTVSGLNTGLTYTVHVMEYSTLSNSDKYFRKVVDNNIGYFSPSLYTDIQTLASVGVLYGSVEWGDYDKDGYLDILVTGVLVSNQFYARVYHNNGDNTFTPLATFNLLLPDNAITRYNDRFLGKWADFDNDGYLDIVIVDAHNYGNAKILRNNTDISGTTFTQQFDFGNDFSTGTCEDLDNDGYLDVVLTGANDTRIYKNNGNFTFTLQTTIPFMTYNSSLSCGDFNNDGLSDILLTGYHKLGEYNFAGASKIYQNKGNFEFVEKTDVTLEGICYGVGQWVDYDNDGLLDIFLTGNQRFSDPPLTLLYHNDGNGNFTSISNTGIGSFMDSNADWGDYNNDGYLDLIVGGQNGGLYTKVYRNNKNGTFTEDTDFFITGCFYGSAKWCDYDDDGDLDILFAGNNNLKIYQNTTTSIAGKYAINKKPNAPTNLENVVTPNKVTLSWSSALNDETPSISMSYNLRYRIVGATNWSYAPSTNGTVRLFSALGNVQMNKRIDLANLPVGQYEWNVQTIDQGYLGSDWSANGNFEVRDLQTFFSAEIVCQGLPTQFTDQSVSTDGIASWKWDFKDGSISTVQNPTHTFAAGGAYTVKLVITSTGGAKDSLEKSVTVKPKPITGFTATTACQGTSTTITNTTDANGLTIDSWSWDFGDGQSSTIQQPSPHGYLNTGDYLVKLKAISSNGCTDSISKNVAVASYPIAAITANAPLSFCKGDSVTLSVPYNNKFIYTWKVDGTNLTNSDSSKYIAKLTGNYVVEVVNSIGNCTTLSSQVNIIAQNAPVVPLITANGSLQFCQDESVTLSATNVDGYTYQWNLNGGAVGENSNQYIAKDKGKYSLTVANSNGCSVNSTNSLDVDVLPKPTLPILNLSGPTSFCSGGSVTLNATSNSEYTYRWKNELGVISGANTNSLIASTSGKYQLEISNTQGCSVITPVVNVTANTLPAKPIIAEATNTTLYCLGTEVELKVTNSSSTLNYQWKRSGVIVDGATQSNYKGRLAAGDYRVEASQGNCATESDIITLTTKPAPAKPNLYAWGPNVWILACDNNSAKDYRWYYNDQLIVGAKTNQYVARQNFGNYYVEISDGGECYAMSDIINIPTGNVINGIDDLVDDVVTLFPNPTDGLITVLLGNTLSGDLNVEFVDDLGKVIIQNQYHNSNGFSIDLTGAPKGIYFCKLHYKNSLVVKKIIKQ; this is encoded by the coding sequence ATGATACAGTCACAAATCAACTCATCATTTACCCTTATTACTTGGGTATCAAAAGTATTTAAAGCAACTATGCTGGGGGTATTGTTTCTACTTTTTCCAATGATTAGTAATGCTCAAAATAACTGTCTTTCCTTTGATGGTACAGATGATTATGTAAATCTTGGACCACTTTCACCAACCGGTAACTTTTCAACAGGGTTTACCTTTATGGGCTGGGTGAAATGGAATGCATTTAACTTTTATGCACCGGTGTTCGTTTTTGGCGATGGTGTTAATAATAGCGACAATGCTAATCAAATTTCGATTTCAGGTTACGCTACACTCAATGGTATAAGCGTACGCTGCTCAAATACTAGTTTAATAGTTCAAGGTTGTACAGCATTAAACCAATGGGTACATATTGCTGTAACAGTTACAGAGACAGGTAGTATGACTATCTACGTAAACGGATCAAGTGTTTCATGGTATAATGTAAGCCCAATTTCCAATGTTGTTCGAACTTCTTGTACTTTAGGAACAGCAACTTATTACAATAAATTTAATGGTTGTTTAGATGAAATCAGCGTATGGTCTCGTGCACTCACCGTTACTGAGATTCAAAACAAAATGAATTCTTCATTAGCGGGCAATGAAAGTGGATTATATGCCTATTACCATTTCAATCAGGCTGCGCCGGGCGGAACCAATACAGGTTGTACAACTCTTTTGGATGCAGGGGTTAATGCAAAGAATGGTACACTTACAAATTTTGCATTAACTGGCACATCATCTAACTGGCTTTCAAGTGATATTCCAGTAACAATCGATAATAATGCTCTTGCATTTGACGGTACAAACGATTATGTAAATTTAGGAACAGTATCCCCAACTGGAAATTTCTCAGCAGGTTATACCTATATGGGTTGGGTGAAATGGGGCGCATTTAATTCTTGGTCACGACTTTTCGATTTTGGAACAGGTGCTGGCTATAACAATATCATGTTGGCAAATAATTCAACAAGTAACTCTCTTACATTATCAAATTATTTAAACACAACCCCGTATCAGCTAACCACTGGAAATATTTTAAGTCCGAATCAATGGGTTCATGTGGCGGCAACCGTTTCAAATACGGGAGCAGCAAAAATATATGTTAATGGAGTTGTAGCTGCATCCGGAAACGTTTCAGCACCAGTTAATATAGCACGAAACCTATGTTACTTAGGCAAAAGTAACTGGGTTGCTGATGCCTATTTGAATGCAAGCATGGATGAGGTAAGCTTTTGGACTAGAGCCCTTACAGCAGATGAGATTAATACTAATATGAATTCCTCTCTTACTGGTGGGGAAACAGGCCTTTATGCATATTACCGATTTAATCAGGCCTCGGCAAATGGAACAAATACGGGATTATCAACCCTGTTTGATGCAACGGCTAATGGGAAAAATGGAATACTTACAAATATGTCGTTGTCAGGTATCTCTTCAAATTGGATTTCAAGCGGAGCTCCTGCATCAACACAAAACAATGCACTCTCTTTTGATGGCACTAACGATTTTGTAGCCATACCAGCATTAGCTAGCAACCTTACACAGTTTACCATCGAAACATGGTTTAACGCAAATAACTTTATATCAACTCCTTTCAGCGGAATCTTTAATACAAATAGTTGGGTTAATGGTGATGTTCATTTCCAGTTAACTAACGCAACGATTCAACTTGCTGTTTGTGGCTCAACTGTTGCAACTGTGAACTATTCCTTTTCGCCAAACACTTGGTATCATCTGGCTGCAACATACAATTCATCGACTAAAAAAGTAAATGTTTATGTAAATGGTACTTTAGTTCAGAATGTAACCTTAGCTACCGCTTTAAATGCAAATTTCACAGCTGCAGAAATTGGTGCTTTTGGCGCATCCCGCTACTTTGCTGGGAAGTTGGACGAATATCGGATATGGAACACAGAGAGGACAGCAACCGATATCAGCACTAATATGTACAAATCTTTTAATGGAACAGAATCAGGATTAATTGCTTATTTTAATTTCAATGAAGGAAATGCTGCTGGGACAAATGCAGGTATAACATCTTTAAATAATGGAATTGGAACAAACCATGGCACCCTAACCAACTTTGCACTAAGCGGTACAACATCCAACTGGGTAACTGGTATAAAAGATAAACCTAGTAGCCACGTAACCAATTTTAGTGGTTCTGTGGTTAGTAGCAAAATGACATTAAAATGGACTGATGTCATAAATGGTAATTCTCCCGATGGTTACTATATTTTTGCTTCAAAAACGAACTCATTTACAGATCCCGTTAACGGTGTAGAACCTTCAATTGACAACGATCTTACCGATGGAGTTGGCGTTGTTAAGGTGCTTCAAGGTGTTCAAGTTTATAATGGTTGGATTAACGATGAGCTCAATACTCCCTATTATTTTAGAATTTACCCATATACAAATTCAGGTGTAAATACTTTGTATAACACCATCGCAACTGTACCTCAAGTTCAAGTGACTTCTGCAGGGCAATTTTCAATACAAGATGGAATAGCCTTCCCATCTCTTAATTATAGTGCCTTTGCTTGGGGTGATTATGACAATGATGGTAATTTAGATTTAATTATGACTGGCGACTCGTCTTCGGTTCCAATAACACGAATATTTAAAGGTAACGGACTTGGTGGCTTTGCACCTCAGTATCAAATAAAAATGCAGGGAGTAGAATACGGTTCCGTTGCGTGGGGTGATTATAACAACGATGGATATCTGGATGTTCTTTTAACAGGTTCTACAACATCTGCTTGGCCTCATACTATGTTCTCTAGGATTTATAAAAATAATAAAAACGGAACATTTACTGAGCAATCTCAAATAGATATTTTCCCAATAAATAACGGCTCAGCAATTTGGGGTGATTTTGATAACGATGGCGATTTGGATATCCTTTTAGCTGGAAGTGGTGTAGCAAAAATATATAGGAATAATGGCGATAATTCATTTACCGATTTAATTTCGTTGATTGGAGTAACTTACGGAGCCGCTACTTGGGGCGATTATGATAATGATGGCTATTTAGATGTTGTTTATTCAGGAATCGGTAGCGAAGGTAATAGAACCACAAAATTGTATAGAAACAATGGTGATAATACATTTTCGTTACAAACCAATACTGGATTACCAAATTTCTTGGGTCCTGTTGCGTTGGGTGATTATAATAACGATGGATTACTCGATTTATTTCTTGGTAATTATGATGGCAGCAAGATTTATAAAAATATGGGTAATAATTCCTTTACAGAACAAGCATCACTGGCTGCTGCTCAGGAAAATGGTTCTGCTTCGTGGATTGACTATGATAATGATGGTTTTCTTGATATTTTCGTAGCAGGTTATTCAAGTGGTTATGGCAGCGTTAGCGTAAAACTATACAGAAATACCGATGGCAATACATTTAGCGAGGTTACTCCTCAGTCCTGGCCCACCCTTATAGGTCAAACTTTTTGGGCTGATTTCGATAATGATAATAGAATAGATTTTTTACTAGGAGGATATGGAAATTCATTCACTGGTTTGTATCACAACAACATAAAAACATTCAATACAGCACCACCAACGCCAAGTAATTTGAGTGTTTCCAAGCAGGTTCGGACAGGTACATTTAAATGGGAATATCCAAAGCTAGCAGAATCAGCAAAGTTCAATTTAAGGGTAGGAACATCTTCTGGATCTTCAAATATAGTAACTGCACAGTCGTTAGCTAATGGTACTCGGTTATTATACAATAACTCAACACTTATCAGGGATACCTCATTTACTCTTAATCCATTGAAAGTAGGGAACTATTTCTGGTCTGTTCAGGCAGTTGATGCTAATGGAAAAGCAAGCTCTTTTGCTCCAGAGCAAACCTTTTCAGTTGATACCATTCAATCATCCAATTTGGTAGCCTCCAACGTGAATAGTACAACAATCAAACTAAAGTGGAAACGAGGAAATGGCGATGGGTGCATAGTTTTCTGTAAGGCAAATAAATCAACCCCATCTTACCCCGTAAATGGAGTTATTTACAAACACAGCTCCCGTTTTGGTGAAGGTAGTCGAATTGCAGGAACCGATTGGTTTTGTGTATACAACGGGCAAGCCGATTCTGTTACAGTTTCGGGCTTAAATACAGGTTTAACGTATACCGTTCATGTAATGGAGTACTCTACTCTTAGCAATAGCGATAAGTATTTCCGAAAGGTAGTAGATAATAATATTGGGTACTTTAGCCCATCTCTTTATACAGATATACAAACCCTAGCCTCTGTGGGCGTTTTATATGGTTCTGTGGAATGGGGTGATTATGATAAAGATGGCTACCTTGATATCCTAGTAACTGGCGTCCTCGTTAGTAATCAGTTTTATGCAAGGGTATACCACAATAATGGTGATAATACATTTACACCCCTTGCCACCTTTAATCTCTTACTTCCCGATAATGCAATCACTCGTTATAATGATAGGTTCCTAGGAAAATGGGCTGATTTCGATAACGATGGCTACTTAGATATAGTGATTGTTGATGCTCATAATTACGGAAATGCCAAAATATTACGTAACAATACTGACATAAGCGGTACAACATTTACTCAGCAATTTGATTTTGGAAATGATTTTAGCACTGGAACTTGCGAGGATCTAGATAATGATGGCTATTTGGATGTTGTTCTTACAGGGGCTAATGATACTAGAATCTATAAAAATAATGGAAATTTTACATTCACCCTTCAAACTACCATCCCTTTTATGACCTATAACTCGTCCCTTTCGTGTGGCGATTTTAATAACGATGGTTTATCGGATATTTTATTAACGGGATATCATAAGTTAGGTGAATATAACTTTGCTGGTGCATCTAAAATATATCAAAACAAAGGGAATTTTGAGTTTGTTGAAAAAACTGATGTTACATTGGAGGGAATATGCTATGGTGTTGGTCAATGGGTAGATTATGATAATGATGGTCTTCTCGATATTTTTCTAACTGGCAACCAGCGTTTTAGTGATCCACCATTAACATTGTTATATCACAACGATGGGAATGGAAATTTCACATCTATATCAAATACTGGTATTGGAAGTTTTATGGACTCTAATGCCGATTGGGGCGATTACAATAACGATGGTTATTTAGATCTTATCGTTGGAGGACAGAATGGTGGCTTGTACACGAAAGTTTATCGTAATAATAAAAATGGCACATTCACTGAAGATACCGATTTTTTTATTACTGGTTGTTTCTACGGTTCTGCAAAATGGTGTGATTACGATGACGATGGAGATCTTGATATTCTATTCGCAGGAAATAATAATTTAAAAATATACCAAAACACTACTACTTCAATTGCAGGGAAATATGCTATAAATAAAAAGCCCAATGCGCCTACCAATTTAGAAAATGTTGTAACACCAAATAAGGTTACACTTAGCTGGTCATCAGCACTAAATGATGAAACCCCATCAATATCTATGAGTTATAATTTACGTTATAGAATTGTTGGAGCAACAAATTGGAGCTATGCACCGAGCACCAATGGTACTGTAAGGCTATTTAGCGCGTTAGGAAATGTTCAAATGAACAAACGAATCGACTTAGCCAATCTTCCTGTGGGTCAGTACGAATGGAATGTTCAGACCATTGATCAGGGATATTTGGGTAGCGATTGGTCTGCAAATGGAAATTTTGAGGTTAGGGATCTTCAAACCTTCTTCTCGGCAGAAATCGTTTGCCAGGGGCTACCTACACAATTTACCGATCAATCCGTTTCAACCGATGGTATAGCCTCGTGGAAATGGGATTTCAAGGATGGATCAATTTCAACAGTACAAAATCCTACACACACCTTTGCTGCTGGTGGTGCTTACACTGTAAAACTTGTAATTACTAGTACTGGAGGTGCAAAGGATTCGCTCGAAAAAAGTGTTACTGTAAAACCTAAACCAATTACAGGATTTACAGCAACTACTGCATGCCAAGGAACTTCAACCACAATTACAAATACAACAGATGCTAATGGTTTAACCATTGATTCATGGAGTTGGGACTTTGGCGATGGTCAATCATCAACCATTCAGCAACCCTCACCACACGGATATCTTAATACTGGAGATTATCTGGTTAAGCTTAAAGCTATTTCAAGTAATGGTTGTACCGATTCAATATCTAAAAATGTAGCAGTGGCAAGTTATCCAATAGCAGCAATCACTGCAAATGCCCCATTATCATTCTGTAAGGGCGATAGCGTAACCCTATCTGTTCCATATAATAATAAATTTATTTACACGTGGAAGGTTGACGGAACTAATCTTACTAATTCTGATTCAAGTAAATACATAGCCAAGTTGACAGGTAATTATGTTGTGGAAGTTGTTAATTCAATTGGAAATTGTACAACTTTATCATCTCAAGTAAATATCATTGCGCAAAATGCACCTGTAGTTCCACTAATCACTGCAAATGGCTCATTACAATTCTGTCAGGATGAATCGGTTACTCTTAGCGCAACAAACGTTGATGGTTACACCTATCAATGGAATTTGAATGGTGGTGCGGTTGGAGAAAATTCGAACCAGTATATTGCAAAAGATAAAGGAAAATACTCCTTAACTGTGGCTAATTCGAACGGCTGCTCTGTGAACTCAACCAACTCCTTAGATGTAGATGTACTTCCTAAACCAACCCTTCCAATTTTGAACCTAAGCGGGCCAACTAGTTTCTGCTCAGGGGGAAGTGTTACGCTTAACGCAACATCAAATTCAGAGTACACTTATAGATGGAAGAATGAGCTCGGTGTAATTAGCGGAGCAAATACAAACTCGCTAATAGCATCAACATCAGGAAAATATCAACTTGAGATATCCAATACTCAAGGATGCTCGGTGATAACCCCAGTGGTAAATGTTACAGCTAATACATTACCCGCCAAACCTATTATTGCCGAAGCAACTAACACCACGCTGTACTGTTTAGGCACCGAAGTTGAGCTTAAGGTTACAAACTCCTCATCAACGCTAAACTATCAGTGGAAACGATCGGGCGTAATTGTAGATGGAGCAACCCAATCAAACTATAAAGGTCGTCTAGCAGCGGGCGATTACCGAGTTGAGGCAAGTCAGGGTAACTGCGCTACAGAATCCGATATTATCACTCTAACCACCAAACCTGCACCCGCTAAGCCTAATTTATATGCATGGGGTCCCAACGTTTGGATTCTTGCGTGTGATAATAATTCGGCTAAAGATTATCGCTGGTATTATAACGATCAACTCATTGTTGGTGCAAAGACTAATCAATACGTTGCCAGACAAAACTTTGGCAATTACTACGTAGAAATCAGCGATGGTGGCGAGTGCTACGCCATGAGCGATATAATAAATATCCCAACGGGCAATGTTATTAATGGAATTGACGATCTTGTTGACGATGTGGTAACCCTATTTCCAAACCCAACAGATGGGCTAATTACAGTACTATTGGGCAATACGCTCTCAGGCGATTTGAATGTTGAATTTGTGGACGATTTAGGTAAAGTTATTATCCAAAATCAATATCATAATTCAAATGGATTTTCTATTGATCTTACTGGAGCACCTAAAGGAATATACTTCTGTAAGTTACATTATAAGAACAGTTTAGTTGTAAAGAAAATTATTAAACAGTAG
- a CDS encoding outer membrane beta-barrel protein, which yields MRYVQLLKRRVILTICLVLIGGYAISADFTDKQKAIIYNEAIKALKNYQLYTNQLADQVVDLVELNKTSQKLIDLFVSRKAIVYNDLDPAHKLSDVYEMETYLANLLLWYPDGMKISLDFDNLKAGNIISHGNDIYTVDIMTSKRIDGNYLNQQRNNLTEELLYRIAFFQKNNAFENYRIAGIRSNKTKTLADDSRLLAEVKSITFSEKDMQLIKEQTKFLLNDYINFLNLLTDPKESREDKTYYSISFMGLFKDSTQNVANDIEPDPQKRWVPLSDYKKNIVSSYPEGIRNLGLNIDSAQYGKVIPEGNEKYYINGYIDKFFSGKYMAKTVFRDNAKYDFKVSFERDENTFKNFKLTSIDKFGVNLYSQTAANATQELPSKPISTLKRSGLYVGFSVGGGIASLKDPNLTDNKILSWSVKGKSTINLHAIATWYFHERLGVSMGLGYTKFSANANLSGDFRNTAYSTDLNNESYLKNVSAKYDSLLTVNCISIPITLIFHSNSNPEKWGIYAETGLVASLNIKSNFHTTGNFATSGYYEQHPVQIITAPEFGFVSRSNIDSKGKSDIAGFNLSFKTSVGFTYPISYFTTVYVGPEIIWGLNNLSKASEYTDAFGNASSAKKVVSSKYGIKFGLSYKF from the coding sequence ATGAGATACGTGCAATTGTTGAAAAGAAGAGTAATTCTCACAATATGTTTAGTGCTAATTGGAGGATATGCAATTTCGGCCGATTTTACCGATAAGCAAAAGGCTATTATTTATAACGAAGCAATTAAAGCCCTTAAAAACTATCAGCTATACACCAATCAATTGGCTGATCAAGTAGTTGATTTGGTTGAACTTAACAAAACGAGCCAAAAACTGATTGACCTATTCGTTAGCCGCAAGGCTATTGTTTACAACGATCTCGATCCTGCCCACAAATTAAGCGATGTTTATGAGATGGAAACCTATCTTGCAAACCTATTGCTTTGGTATCCCGATGGGATGAAGATCTCCTTGGATTTTGATAACCTTAAGGCAGGAAATATCATTTCGCATGGGAACGATATCTACACCGTTGATATTATGACCTCAAAGCGCATTGATGGCAACTACCTAAATCAGCAAAGAAATAACCTTACAGAGGAATTGCTTTACCGTATTGCATTCTTTCAGAAGAACAACGCATTCGAAAACTATAGGATTGCCGGTATTAGGAGCAATAAAACAAAAACGCTTGCCGATGATTCAAGGCTACTTGCAGAGGTTAAAAGCATCACCTTTTCCGAAAAGGATATGCAGTTGATTAAGGAGCAGACAAAATTCTTGCTGAATGACTATATCAATTTCCTAAACCTACTAACCGATCCCAAGGAGAGCCGTGAGGATAAAACCTATTACAGCATCTCATTTATGGGGCTATTCAAGGATTCAACCCAAAATGTAGCAAACGATATTGAACCAGATCCACAAAAAAGATGGGTGCCATTAAGCGATTACAAGAAAAACATCGTTTCATCGTACCCAGAGGGTATTCGTAATCTTGGACTGAATATCGATTCGGCTCAGTACGGGAAAGTAATACCCGAGGGGAACGAGAAGTATTACATTAACGGGTATATCGATAAGTTTTTCTCGGGGAAATACATGGCAAAAACGGTATTCCGCGATAACGCAAAGTACGACTTCAAGGTATCGTTCGAGCGTGATGAAAACACCTTTAAGAATTTTAAGCTTACAAGTATCGATAAATTTGGGGTTAACCTTTATAGCCAAACTGCTGCCAATGCCACGCAGGAGTTACCCAGCAAGCCCATTTCAACACTTAAAAGAAGCGGTTTATATGTAGGTTTCTCAGTGGGTGGTGGGATTGCAAGTCTTAAAGATCCTAATTTAACCGATAATAAAATACTTTCGTGGTCGGTTAAGGGAAAAAGCACAATAAACCTTCATGCAATAGCTACTTGGTATTTTCACGAGAGGTTGGGGGTTTCAATGGGTCTTGGCTACACTAAATTCAGCGCAAATGCTAATCTCTCAGGGGATTTTCGGAACACAGCATACTCCACCGATTTGAATAATGAATCCTACCTAAAAAATGTTTCCGCAAAATACGACTCCCTCCTAACCGTTAACTGCATATCTATCCCCATAACATTGATATTCCATAGCAATAGCAATCCTGAGAAATGGGGTATTTATGCCGAAACAGGCTTGGTTGCTTCGTTAAATATTAAGTCCAACTTCCATACAACAGGTAACTTTGCAACATCGGGCTACTACGAGCAACACCCTGTTCAGATTATCACTGCGCCTGAATTTGGCTTTGTTAGCCGCTCTAATATCGACAGTAAAGGGAAAAGCGATATTGCAGGTTTTAATTTATCATTTAAAACTTCTGTAGGCTTTACCTATCCTATTAGTTATTTTACAACAGTTTATGTTGGCCCTGAAATTATTTGGGGTTTGAATAACCTATCAAAGGCAAGTGAGTATACCGATGCTTTTGGAAATGCATCCTCGGCAAAAAAGGTTGTAAGTTCAAAATATGGTATTAAGTTTGGATTATCATACAAATTCTAG